A region of Antedon mediterranea chromosome 8, ecAntMedi1.1, whole genome shotgun sequence DNA encodes the following proteins:
- the LOC140057134 gene encoding uncharacterized protein isoform X1 — translation MCSRAYKKMPTLQLNIHYYGTSTGLKKGDKEAYEELKMGKAKQKNQPGGKLKTGSGKVKGPTMKVFKVSHHKVVKAQQLKAKSVSTNLKRLNHQNKNKVKSNNDTFKELQQSIAEKKKDKQKKVATQLKSTQEPINMDDTVEGFAKL, via the exons ATGTGTAGTAGAGCATACAAGAAAATGCCTACTCTTCAATTAAACATACACTATTATGGGACTTCTACGGGACTAAAAAAAG GTGATAAGGAGGCATACGAAGAATTGAAGATGGGAAAAGCCAAACAGAAAAACCAACCGGGAGGAAAATTGAAGACGGGAAGTGGAAAAGTAAAAGGACCAACAATGAAAGTGTTCAAAGTTTCACATCATAAAGTAGTGAAAGCTCAGCAATTGAAGGCCAAGTCAGTTTCAACGAACTTAAAGAGG TTAAATcaccaaaataaaaacaaagttaaaaGCAATAATGATACATTTAAGGAGCTTCAACAAAGTATTGCTgagaagaaaaaagataaacaaaaaaaagtcGCCACGCAACTG AAATCAACTCAAGAACCAATAAACATGGATGATACAGTAGAGGGATTTGCAAAGTTATGA
- the LOC140057134 gene encoding uncharacterized protein isoform X2 gives MGKAKQKNQPGGKLKTGSGKVKGPTMKVFKVSHHKVVKAQQLKAKSVSTNLKRLNHQNKNKVKSNNDTFKELQQSIAEKKKDKQKKVATQLKSTQEPINMDDTVEGFAKL, from the exons ATGGGAAAAGCCAAACAGAAAAACCAACCGGGAGGAAAATTGAAGACGGGAAGTGGAAAAGTAAAAGGACCAACAATGAAAGTGTTCAAAGTTTCACATCATAAAGTAGTGAAAGCTCAGCAATTGAAGGCCAAGTCAGTTTCAACGAACTTAAAGAGG TTAAATcaccaaaataaaaacaaagttaaaaGCAATAATGATACATTTAAGGAGCTTCAACAAAGTATTGCTgagaagaaaaaagataaacaaaaaaaagtcGCCACGCAACTG AAATCAACTCAAGAACCAATAAACATGGATGATACAGTAGAGGGATTTGCAAAGTTATGA